The proteins below are encoded in one region of Knoellia sp. S7-12:
- a CDS encoding AAA family ATPase: MEQEEQERQGWMEPLPVRRIECSPHAVVPGPEVWPVSVPAVGQVLRDGLDLGSCTILVGDNGTGKSTLVEAIAMAFGLNAEGGSTGARHRTHATESALWEWLRLSRGPGASKWGYFVRAETMHGLMAWLDTNPGASPDPVFHARSHGESFVSLLSTRRFDGDGFFVWDEPEAGLSFPAQLHLVAELAIMAARPGTQVLLATHSPILASVPGATILQLSESGIEEVEWEDLAVVDHYRRFLDAPDRYLRHVLD; the protein is encoded by the coding sequence GTGGAGCAGGAAGAGCAGGAAAGGCAGGGGTGGATGGAGCCGCTGCCGGTGCGTCGCATCGAGTGCAGCCCACATGCCGTCGTTCCGGGACCCGAGGTCTGGCCGGTCTCGGTGCCCGCCGTCGGGCAGGTCCTGCGCGACGGTCTCGACCTCGGGTCCTGCACGATTCTCGTGGGGGACAACGGGACGGGGAAGTCGACGCTCGTCGAGGCGATCGCCATGGCGTTCGGGCTCAACGCCGAGGGCGGGTCGACCGGGGCGCGGCACCGCACTCATGCCACGGAGTCAGCCCTGTGGGAGTGGCTGCGGTTGTCGCGGGGGCCGGGGGCGTCGAAGTGGGGCTACTTCGTGCGGGCTGAGACGATGCACGGCCTGATGGCCTGGCTCGACACCAACCCCGGAGCATCCCCCGATCCGGTCTTCCACGCCCGTTCACATGGGGAGTCGTTCGTCTCGCTGTTGTCGACGAGGCGATTCGACGGTGACGGGTTCTTTGTGTGGGATGAGCCGGAGGCGGGGCTGTCGTTCCCGGCGCAGCTGCACCTCGTCGCCGAGCTGGCGATCATGGCGGCGCGGCCGGGCACACAGGTTCTGCTCGCGACGCACTCACCGATCCTGGCCTCCGTCCCCGGCGCGACGATCCTCCAGCTCTCGGAGTCGGGGATCGAAGAGGTGGAGTGGGAGGACCTCGCGGTCGTGGACCACTACCGACGCTTTCTCGACGCCCCCGACCGCTATCTCCGCCACGTCCTGGACTGA
- a CDS encoding OsmC family protein, whose product MHAPIDAAALRAMQAPLMELYRDDPDEAVVSVSARADWREPGISTSVDAWSGRVRVGLHRATGGDGSDACSGDMLLEAVLASAGVTMRSVATTMGLTILRADLSAEAEFDARGTLGIDPEVPVGITPITITATLDTDACDDDLARLARSTERYCVVGQSLAVPPTVTVRRSVV is encoded by the coding sequence ATGCACGCACCCATCGACGCCGCCGCCCTGCGAGCCATGCAAGCACCTCTCATGGAGCTCTATCGCGACGACCCCGACGAAGCCGTCGTCTCCGTCTCCGCCCGAGCCGACTGGCGCGAGCCCGGCATCTCGACGAGCGTTGACGCCTGGTCCGGGCGAGTTCGCGTCGGACTGCACCGGGCCACCGGCGGTGACGGCTCCGACGCCTGCTCGGGCGACATGCTCCTCGAAGCGGTCCTTGCCAGTGCCGGTGTGACGATGCGCTCGGTCGCCACAACCATGGGGCTGACGATCCTGCGCGCCGACCTGAGTGCGGAGGCAGAGTTCGACGCCCGCGGCACGCTCGGCATCGACCCGGAGGTTCCGGTGGGGATCACCCCCATCACCATCACCGCCACGCTCGACACCGACGCCTGCGATGACGACCTCGCCCGACTCGCCAGGTCCACAGAGCGCTACTGCGTCGTCGGCCAGAGCCTCGCCGTTCCACCCACCGTGACGGTCCGACGATCCGTCGTCTGA
- the lysS gene encoding lysine--tRNA ligase, giving the protein MSETPVKSTEASQSAAPEIDLSEQQRIRREKRERLLEAGTPAYPVSVDRTHSLAEVRSEWGHLETGQETDDVVSVAGRVVFIRNTGKLAFASLQEGEGIRLQIMLSLAEVGEDSLAAWKADVDLGDHVSVTGRVISSRRGELSVMATAWTMASKALRPLPILHKELSEESRVRQRYADLIVRQEARDMVRTKARILSAMRHELERQTYIEVETPILQLIHGGAAARPFTTHFNAFDQQMTLRIALELNLKKAVVGGVDRVYEMGRIFRNEGVDATHSPEFTMLEAYQAWGDQTTIAGLMRDLYLAAADAFGSRQVETDRGTINLDGEWRWLPVHEAVSEIVGETVTIDTDIDTLRGYATKHDVAIDPAWDRDKVFLELLGELVEPTLLQPTFLCDYPASAQPLARPHRSEPGLIEAWDLIIDGVERGTGFSELVDPEIQRQVLTDQSTKAAGGDPEAMQLDEDFLRALEYGAPPMGGLGLGVDRLVMLFTGANVRETILFPHLKPEA; this is encoded by the coding sequence GTGAGCGAGACCCCCGTGAAGAGCACCGAGGCCAGCCAAAGCGCTGCCCCCGAGATCGACCTGTCCGAGCAGCAGCGCATCCGCCGCGAGAAGCGCGAGCGTCTGCTGGAAGCCGGCACACCGGCATACCCCGTCTCGGTCGACCGGACCCACAGCCTCGCCGAGGTGCGCTCGGAATGGGGCCACCTCGAGACCGGGCAGGAGACCGATGACGTCGTCTCGGTCGCTGGCCGCGTCGTCTTCATCCGCAACACAGGCAAGCTCGCGTTCGCCAGCCTGCAGGAGGGTGAGGGCATCCGCCTCCAGATCATGCTCAGCCTCGCGGAGGTCGGCGAGGACTCCCTCGCTGCCTGGAAGGCCGACGTCGACCTCGGCGACCACGTGTCGGTCACCGGCCGCGTCATCAGCAGCCGCCGCGGCGAGCTCTCGGTCATGGCGACTGCCTGGACCATGGCGAGCAAGGCGCTGCGCCCCCTGCCGATCCTGCACAAGGAGCTCTCCGAGGAGAGCCGGGTGCGTCAGCGCTACGCCGACCTCATCGTGCGCCAGGAGGCGCGCGACATGGTGCGCACCAAGGCCCGCATCCTCAGTGCGATGCGCCACGAGCTCGAGCGACAGACCTACATCGAGGTCGAGACGCCGATCCTCCAGCTCATCCACGGCGGTGCCGCAGCACGCCCCTTCACGACGCATTTCAACGCCTTCGACCAGCAGATGACGCTCCGCATCGCGCTTGAGCTCAACCTCAAGAAGGCTGTCGTCGGCGGCGTCGACCGCGTCTATGAGATGGGCCGCATCTTCCGCAACGAGGGTGTTGACGCGACCCACTCCCCCGAGTTCACGATGCTCGAGGCCTACCAGGCGTGGGGCGACCAGACGACGATCGCGGGACTCATGCGCGACCTCTATCTCGCGGCCGCCGATGCGTTCGGTTCACGCCAGGTCGAGACCGACCGGGGCACGATCAACCTCGACGGCGAATGGCGCTGGCTGCCGGTGCACGAGGCCGTGAGCGAGATCGTCGGCGAGACAGTCACGATCGACACCGACATCGACACCCTGCGCGGCTACGCGACCAAGCATGACGTCGCCATCGACCCGGCCTGGGACCGCGACAAGGTCTTCCTCGAGCTCCTCGGTGAGCTCGTCGAGCCGACCCTGCTGCAGCCGACGTTCCTGTGCGACTACCCCGCGAGCGCACAGCCGCTCGCCCGCCCGCACCGCAGCGAGCCGGGACTCATCGAGGCGTGGGACCTCATCATCGACGGTGTCGAACGCGGCACCGGCTTCTCCGAACTCGTCGACCCCGAGATCCAGCGTCAGGTCCTCACCGACCAGTCGACCAAGGCAGCCGGTGGCGACCCCGAGGCCATGCAGCTCGACGAGGACTTCCTGCGCGCACTCGAATACGGCGCACCGCCGATGGGTGGGCTCGGGCTCGGCGTTGATCGACTCGTCATGCTCTTCACGGGCGCCAACGTTCGCGAAACAATTCTCTTCCCCCACCTCAAGCCGGAGGCATGA
- a CDS encoding lysyl-tRNA synthetase, producing MWDSIWPYLAAILPTIIVACLFYFLMKSILEGDRRERLAQSQWEKNEHKTPEDNS from the coding sequence ATGTGGGACTCCATCTGGCCATATCTTGCGGCCATCCTGCCCACGATCATCGTGGCCTGCCTCTTTTATTTCCTCATGAAGAGCATCCTGGAAGGCGACCGGCGCGAACGCCTCGCGCAGAGCCAGTGGGAAAAGAATGAGCACAAAACCCCTGAGGACAATTCCTGA
- a CDS encoding Lsr2 family protein has protein sequence MAQRVQVLLVDDLDNSDADETVTFALDGVTYEIDLNEGNASKLRDAFAPWVGHARRSGGRKATGRSAGGRRKDVSAVREWARKNGHNVSERGRIPATIQDAYDKANS, from the coding sequence ATGGCACAGCGTGTGCAGGTGTTGCTCGTTGACGATCTCGACAACAGCGACGCCGATGAGACCGTGACGTTCGCGCTGGACGGCGTCACCTACGAGATCGACCTCAATGAGGGCAACGCGAGCAAGCTTCGTGACGCGTTCGCACCGTGGGTTGGTCACGCCCGCCGCTCCGGCGGCCGCAAGGCCACGGGTCGCAGCGCGGGAGGACGTCGCAAGGACGTCTCCGCCGTGCGCGAATGGGCTCGCAAGAACGGGCACAACGTGAGCGAGCGCGGCCGCATTCCAGCCACGATCCAGGACGCCTATGACAAGGCCAACAGCTGA
- a CDS encoding (2Fe-2S)-binding protein has product MSRHHGYLTFVGGRHLSRPLSSALEFSAQWRANLTAVNTRLYAVPSPPQVASAFVLQHLLSIPAQVSAFAAVTGPWHADLGTLDDSRISCDLAPGLYPERLGFLSLRPAAPELEERIAAAGTAYRALGREIAQAYDGGVKVSTRQRLGMVDDLWQMALREARGAAGQGLGPAVERRSCCFIYALPGCHECAGCPRLSDTTLGPRDE; this is encoded by the coding sequence ATGTCGCGCCACCATGGATATCTCACCTTTGTCGGCGGTCGACACCTCAGCAGGCCGCTGTCCAGCGCCTTGGAATTCTCGGCGCAGTGGCGTGCAAACCTCACAGCCGTCAACACCCGCCTGTATGCCGTTCCCTCACCTCCCCAGGTCGCCTCCGCTTTTGTCCTCCAGCACCTGTTGAGCATTCCGGCACAGGTGTCCGCATTCGCAGCCGTCACCGGTCCCTGGCACGCGGATCTGGGCACGCTTGATGACTCGCGCATCTCGTGCGACCTCGCTCCCGGCCTCTATCCCGAGCGTCTCGGGTTCTTGTCGCTCCGCCCGGCCGCCCCCGAACTGGAGGAACGGATCGCCGCCGCGGGCACGGCATACCGGGCTCTGGGGCGGGAGATCGCGCAGGCCTATGACGGCGGCGTGAAGGTGTCGACCCGGCAACGCCTCGGCATGGTCGACGACCTCTGGCAGATGGCGTTGCGTGAGGCGCGGGGGGCTGCGGGCCAGGGGCTCGGTCCCGCAGTCGAGCGACGGTCGTGCTGCTTCATCTATGCCCTGCCCGGGTGTCACGAGTGTGCCGGCTGCCCGCGACTCTCGGACACGACTCTCGGACCACGGGATGAGTAG
- the ligD gene encoding non-homologous end-joining DNA ligase, with the protein MPERYVPEITRVEVEGRTLKLSSLAKVMFPATETTKGEVLNYFATVGPILLQHIAARPVTRVRWPHGVSDQSFFEKNLPSGAPTWLGRVKVDDVTYPLVDDLAQLTYLINLNSLEMHVPQWKVTEDGEPQNPNRLVIDLDPGSPAGLKECAQVGLLLRERLEALGLELYPVTSGSKGMQLYASLGGDLTSDQVRDLTQQLAQEMTKKHPDLVLWKMTKSLRPGKIFLDWSQNVAAKTTISPYSLRGKELPCVAAPRTWDEVEAGAAGKRFEQVMFDDMLERLDTHGDLLADLL; encoded by the coding sequence ATGCCTGAGCGATACGTCCCCGAGATCACCCGCGTCGAGGTCGAGGGCCGCACCCTCAAGCTCTCGAGCCTGGCCAAGGTGATGTTCCCGGCGACCGAGACGACCAAGGGTGAGGTGCTCAACTACTTCGCCACGGTCGGCCCCATCCTGTTGCAGCACATCGCTGCTCGTCCGGTGACGCGCGTGCGCTGGCCGCACGGGGTGTCGGACCAGAGCTTCTTCGAGAAGAACCTGCCGAGCGGTGCGCCGACGTGGTTGGGGAGGGTCAAGGTCGACGACGTGACCTATCCGCTCGTGGACGATCTCGCGCAGCTCACCTACCTGATCAACCTCAACTCCCTCGAGATGCACGTGCCGCAGTGGAAGGTCACCGAGGACGGCGAGCCGCAGAACCCCAACCGACTCGTCATCGACCTCGACCCGGGCAGCCCTGCGGGACTCAAGGAGTGCGCCCAGGTCGGCCTGCTCCTGCGCGAGCGGCTAGAGGCGCTGGGGCTGGAGCTCTATCCTGTGACGTCGGGGAGCAAGGGCATGCAGCTCTACGCCTCGCTCGGCGGTGACCTCACGAGCGACCAGGTGCGCGACCTCACCCAGCAACTGGCGCAGGAGATGACGAAGAAGCACCCCGACCTCGTCCTGTGGAAGATGACCAAGTCACTGCGGCCCGGCAAGATCTTCCTCGACTGGAGCCAGAACGTCGCCGCAAAGACGACGATCAGCCCCTACTCGCTGCGCGGCAAGGAACTGCCCTGCGTTGCCGCTCCCAGGACGTGGGACGAGGTCGAGGCCGGCGCGGCGGGCAAGCGGTTCGAGCAGGTCATGTTCGACGACATGCTCGAGCGGCTCGACACCCACGGCGACCTGCTCGCAGACCTCCTCTGA
- the ligD gene encoding non-homologous end-joining DNA ligase, with protein sequence MQPMLAAVADGIPRGPEWVHEVKWDGMRVLADVRDGRLVLSSRTGRDVSVSFPELAGLADTYDDLLLDGEVVALDGGLPSFSALAERMHVSSPRKAALLATTRPVTFMAFDLLRLFGSDLSKQPWAARRELLERLELSSSAWQVPPTYDDGEELFEATRDQGLEGVVSKRRTSLYAAGRRSPDWRKSPHRATLSVVIGGWRPEVGTTHRLGAVLVGTPDGAGGWEYAGRVGAGLAGTAGARVGKMLEPLSRNGSPFSNVVPREDAEGATWVEPTVVVEVQSLGRGSTGKLRQPAYLGVRSDLTPADLHEVTDA encoded by the coding sequence ATGCAGCCGATGCTCGCCGCCGTCGCCGATGGCATTCCACGCGGCCCGGAGTGGGTGCACGAGGTGAAGTGGGACGGGATGCGCGTCCTCGCCGACGTGCGCGACGGGCGGTTGGTGCTCTCGAGCCGCACCGGCCGCGACGTCTCGGTGAGCTTCCCTGAGTTGGCGGGTCTCGCCGACACCTACGACGACCTCCTCCTCGACGGTGAGGTCGTGGCGCTCGATGGCGGGCTGCCGTCGTTCTCGGCGCTCGCCGAACGGATGCACGTCTCGTCACCGCGCAAGGCGGCGCTGCTCGCGACGACGCGTCCGGTCACGTTCATGGCGTTCGACCTGTTGCGGCTGTTCGGTTCCGACCTGTCGAAGCAGCCGTGGGCGGCCCGCCGCGAGCTGTTGGAACGCCTCGAGCTGAGCAGCTCCGCCTGGCAGGTGCCGCCCACCTACGACGACGGTGAGGAGCTCTTCGAGGCCACCCGCGACCAGGGCCTTGAAGGAGTGGTGAGCAAACGACGAACATCTCTGTATGCCGCCGGCCGCCGGTCCCCGGACTGGCGCAAGTCCCCGCACCGCGCCACCCTTTCGGTCGTCATCGGTGGATGGCGTCCCGAGGTGGGCACGACGCACCGGCTGGGTGCCGTCCTCGTCGGAACGCCTGACGGCGCAGGCGGTTGGGAGTATGCCGGCCGCGTGGGTGCCGGACTTGCCGGCACCGCTGGGGCCCGGGTCGGCAAGATGCTGGAACCGTTGTCGCGCAACGGATCCCCCTTCTCCAACGTCGTGCCCCGAGAAGACGCGGAGGGTGCGACGTGGGTCGAGCCCACGGTCGTCGTGGAGGTGCAGTCGCTGGGACGCGGGTCGACCGGCAAACTGCGGCAACCGGCATACCTCGGAGTTCGTAGCGATCTCACTCCTGCCGACCTGCACGAGGTGACCGATGCCTGA